The Gemmatimonadaceae bacterium DNA segment GATGGGCTATATCGTCGTGGCCGCGGTGGCGCATTTCCTCGCGTGGTCGTGGCGTCCGTGGTTCTAACCAACTGACCTCTTACTTCAGCTGGAGAACCACATGCATCGCATTTGGATCGGAAACGACCCGAACATCATCATGAGCGCGCTGGGCACCTTCCTGGTGGGCGCCGCGCTCGTCATCCACGTTTGGGCGTACAGCATCACCGGATGGCCGAAGTACAAGAAGGCGCAGTACAACGCGCCGGCGGCAGCTCCGGCGGCGGTTCGCTGACCTTCCCGTCAGCCTGAACCACGTCGCGTGACGGCATCGGCCGTCACGGTGGAAGGGCACACACTCCTTCTTACGAGGCTTCGTAACTATGCACCGCATCTGGTTGATGTACGACCCGCGTCGCGTGATGGTGGCCCTGGTGGGCTTCCTGGCCGTGCTCGCGCTGGTCATCCACTTCATCCTGCTCAGCTCACAGCGCTACTCGTG contains these protein-coding regions:
- a CDS encoding light-harvesting protein, whose product is MSEKGGMTEEEARRFHGYMVTGTMGYIVVAAVAHFLAWSWRPWF
- a CDS encoding light-harvesting protein, encoding MHRIWLMYDPRRVMVALVGFLAVLALVIHFILLSSQRYSWIENGTLSAAQAPVGASAPAAAAEMSPLPPGR
- a CDS encoding light-harvesting protein; this encodes MHRIWIGNDPNIIMSALGTFLVGAALVIHVWAYSITGWPKYKKAQYNAPAAAPAAVR